Proteins encoded within one genomic window of Actinoplanes octamycinicus:
- a CDS encoding GOLPH3/VPS74 family protein, translating to MLADQYYLIAHEDRTGRSRLHPRATGLGLAAALLSELVLEGRIGISEGDLFIIDQRPPRDALSHDILDLLCAQSHHRDVRTWLAFLAQDSALRVAERLMRVGAVEAVTRRRMLGSTQTLYMPNTARQRNAAAWASTRIANMLVRGMELNASDRMLVGIVVATGLTRHVMYGFENYPHIYHGLPSMIASLPNDLRELVECTESSVGSALTVGRR from the coding sequence GTGTTGGCTGACCAGTACTACCTGATCGCACACGAGGACCGCACCGGGCGGTCCAGGCTACATCCCCGCGCGACCGGCTTGGGATTGGCCGCCGCATTGCTCTCCGAACTCGTGCTGGAGGGTCGCATCGGCATCAGCGAGGGAGACCTTTTCATCATTGATCAAAGGCCGCCCCGCGACGCGCTCTCGCACGACATTCTCGATCTTCTCTGCGCCCAGTCGCACCACCGGGACGTACGGACCTGGCTGGCATTCCTGGCGCAGGACTCGGCCCTGCGGGTCGCCGAGCGCCTGATGCGGGTCGGCGCCGTCGAGGCGGTCACCCGGCGCCGGATGCTCGGCAGCACCCAGACCCTCTACATGCCGAACACCGCCCGGCAGCGCAACGCCGCCGCCTGGGCCTCCACCCGGATCGCCAACATGCTGGTCCGCGGCATGGAGCTGAACGCGAGCGACCGGATGCTGGTCGGCATCGTGGTGGCCACCGGCCTGACCCGGCACGTCATGTACGGCTTCGAGAACTACCCGCACATCTACCACGGGTTGCCGAGCATGATCGCCTCACTCCCGAACGACCTCCGCGAGCTTGTCGAGTGCACGGAGTCGTCGGTCGGGTCGGCGCTGACGGTGGGCCGCCGGTGA
- a CDS encoding DUF397 domain-containing protein produces the protein MLAHQLNGAVWRKGSRSNGNGGNNCVEVAFLDEGIAVRDSKNRTGPALLFTTAEWTAFVDSAKDGEFDIAS, from the coding sequence TTGCTCGCGCACCAACTCAACGGTGCCGTCTGGCGGAAAGGCAGTCGCAGCAACGGCAACGGCGGCAACAACTGCGTCGAGGTAGCGTTCCTCGACGAGGGAATCGCCGTCCGTGACAGCAAGAACCGGACGGGACCAGCTCTCTTGTTCACGACGGCGGAGTGGACCGCCTTCGTGGACTCTGCCAAGGACGGCGAGTTCGATATCGCTTCGTGA
- a CDS encoding GNAT family N-acetyltransferase — protein sequence MSYAIQELVIRHVSPFDTEEITDLVAEAMGDGPVARWLQPDPALRRRTAPGYFEIFVDYALQYGEVYSTADAEDGRMCGVALWFPLTSLIPPPADYDRRIKEATGTASDRVHVLDAAVEEHHPLEPHHYLAFLAVRPTRQNEGIGSALLDRHHARLDRAGLPAYLEANDPRNRDLYLRHGYRVRSVIQLPDGPPLWGMWRAPMA from the coding sequence ATGAGCTACGCCATCCAGGAACTCGTGATCCGGCACGTGTCGCCGTTCGACACCGAGGAGATCACCGACCTCGTCGCCGAGGCGATGGGCGACGGCCCGGTGGCCCGCTGGCTGCAGCCCGACCCGGCGCTGCGCCGGCGCACCGCCCCCGGATACTTCGAGATCTTCGTGGATTACGCCCTGCAGTACGGCGAGGTCTACAGCACCGCCGACGCCGAGGACGGCCGGATGTGCGGGGTGGCGCTGTGGTTCCCGCTCACCTCGCTGATCCCGCCGCCGGCCGACTACGACCGGCGGATCAAGGAGGCCACCGGGACCGCGTCCGACCGGGTGCACGTCCTGGACGCGGCGGTCGAGGAGCACCACCCGCTGGAGCCCCACCACTACCTGGCGTTCCTGGCCGTCCGGCCGACCAGGCAGAACGAGGGCATCGGCAGCGCGCTGCTCGATCGCCATCACGCCCGGCTGGACCGGGCCGGTCTCCCGGCCTATCTGGAGGCGAACGATCCGCGTAACCGGGATCTCTACCTCCGGCACGGGTACCGGGTCCGGTCCGTGATCCAGCTGCCCGACGGACCGCCCCTGTGGGGCATGTGGAGGGCGCCTATGGCATGA
- a CDS encoding helix-turn-helix domain-containing protein — protein MSDIEGPTLRRRRLGAELKRCREAARLTQQEVSRHFEWHSAKVTRIETARVAVTPRDVRDLLTLYNVEDPAYREALVELARMSRERTWWTDYRDIMRPGNFVGLEAAATSMRSWEPIILPGLLQTEAYMRALISTGRSNDPPQHIDRRISLRLTRQGRLTGDRPLELAAIVDEAAVRRMVGGPDVMKAQLEHLIEIAKLSNVSLQIMPFDAGEHPFLGGAATLLEFRDTTLSDVVYLEGLAGDYYEEQPPEVARYRQEFERLSTRALDHRTTIKMIEGLLTA, from the coding sequence GTGTCCGATATTGAGGGTCCGACACTGCGTCGCCGCCGCCTCGGCGCCGAGCTCAAACGGTGCCGCGAGGCAGCGCGTTTGACCCAGCAAGAGGTGTCCCGGCATTTCGAATGGCACTCCGCCAAGGTCACCCGGATCGAGACCGCACGGGTCGCGGTGACGCCGCGCGATGTCCGAGATCTACTGACCCTCTACAACGTCGAGGACCCGGCGTACCGCGAGGCGCTGGTCGAGCTGGCCCGGATGTCGCGGGAGCGCACCTGGTGGACCGACTACCGCGACATCATGCGTCCGGGCAACTTCGTCGGGCTCGAGGCGGCCGCCACCTCGATGCGGTCCTGGGAGCCGATCATCCTGCCCGGCCTGCTGCAGACCGAGGCGTACATGCGGGCACTGATCAGTACCGGTCGATCGAACGATCCGCCGCAGCACATCGACCGGCGCATCTCGCTGCGGCTGACCCGGCAGGGCCGGCTCACCGGGGACCGCCCGCTGGAGCTGGCCGCGATCGTCGACGAGGCGGCGGTGCGCCGCATGGTCGGCGGCCCGGACGTGATGAAGGCGCAGCTCGAACACCTGATAGAAATAGCTAAATTGTCGAATGTATCGCTGCAAATCATGCCGTTCGACGCCGGCGAACATCCGTTCCTGGGTGGGGCTGCCACACTTTTGGAATTCCGGGATACCACTCTTTCGGATGTTGTCTACCTGGAAGGTCTCGCGGGAGACTATTACGAGGAGCAGCCCCCTGAGGTTGCCCGATACCGGCAGGAGTTCGAGCGATTGAGCACGAGGGCGCTCGACCATCGCACCACCATCAAGATGATCGAGGGTCTGCTCACCGCTTAG
- a CDS encoding glycoside hydrolase family 3 protein: MTESPARVVFRDPQQKLATRVADLLARLSLPQKVALLHQYQAPVPELGLAAFRTGTEGLHGVAWLGVATAFPQVIGLASSWDPDLLRRVGTAVGTEVRAMHHADPAVSLNVWAPVVNLLRDPRWGRNEEGYAEDPWLTGVLSTAYAGGLRGDHPQWLRTAPTLKHFLAYNNETERHLTSSNLPPRVLHEYELPAFRPAIESGAAVAVMASYNLINGRPAHVSPLINEVLRDWAEDDVMVVGDAYAVHNLGGDQHWADDHVAGFAAALRAGVDCVTEEGPDAAPTVARFTSALDRGLITESDVDAAVRHILSVRIRLGEFNPDEDPYRGTGPEAIDCPAHRELAREAARASIVLLSNDGILPLDPARSGRIAVIGPLGDAVFEDWYSGTPPYRRTLRESLGDVLFHEGVDRVVLRGLVVADQALRITDGPGSAFDILDWGQETISLRAVETGLFVGFDGDRMTCDQPGPNGWEVKETFTFVPVDGGVALRHEQTARFLRAGPDGLVRPTAADAAQATVLTVDVLVDGVTAAAELAATADVVVLALGNHPMVCGRETVDRRDLDLPGTQDQLLRAVRAANPRTVMVLTSSYPYAIGWAREHLPAVVWSAHGGQEHGAALADVLFGAEPSGRLTQTWYADDSELPDLLDYDIIATDATYLYHRGTPLFPFGHGLSYTSFRFEDLASSTTSADAAGTVTVSVDVVNTGDRPGEEVVQLYTRQQRSRVKQPLRRLRGYRRVRLAPGERTRVTFHLDVADLAFWDVTRSRWVVETATHTIAVGSSSTDLRLTTTLRVDGEEIPPRAARAGLRLIDNDGYAGTVPVAVTGTPGEALRSVTPDAWALFHDVDLNGGLHQVTVTTAGVPGTVVLRLDDPFTGPVLATLPVPPPSSGPGSTSVSAPTGHADFTAASSPTGHVGLTAAPQPTGHSGLTAASPPTGHAGLSAASPPTGHAGLSAASPPTGHAGLSAASPPIAHAGLTPVQAAIGPVSGIHDLYVLFDALDLTVATVDFS; the protein is encoded by the coding sequence ATGACCGAATCCCCCGCTCGCGTCGTCTTTCGCGACCCCCAGCAGAAACTCGCCACCCGCGTCGCCGACCTGCTCGCCCGGCTCAGCCTGCCGCAGAAGGTCGCCCTGCTCCACCAGTACCAGGCGCCGGTCCCGGAACTCGGCCTGGCCGCGTTCCGCACCGGCACCGAAGGCCTGCACGGCGTCGCCTGGCTGGGCGTCGCGACCGCCTTCCCCCAGGTGATCGGGCTGGCCAGCAGCTGGGACCCGGACCTGCTCCGCCGGGTCGGCACCGCGGTCGGCACCGAGGTGCGCGCCATGCACCACGCCGACCCCGCGGTCAGCCTGAACGTCTGGGCCCCGGTGGTGAACCTGCTGCGCGACCCGCGGTGGGGACGCAACGAGGAGGGGTACGCCGAGGACCCCTGGCTGACCGGGGTGCTCAGCACCGCGTACGCCGGCGGGCTGCGCGGCGACCATCCACAGTGGCTGCGCACCGCGCCCACACTGAAGCACTTCCTGGCCTACAACAACGAGACCGAGCGCCACCTCACCTCCAGCAACCTGCCGCCGCGGGTGCTGCACGAGTACGAGCTGCCCGCCTTCCGCCCGGCGATCGAGTCCGGCGCCGCGGTCGCCGTGATGGCCTCCTACAACCTGATCAACGGACGGCCGGCGCACGTCAGCCCGCTGATCAACGAGGTGCTGCGCGACTGGGCGGAAGACGACGTGATGGTGGTCGGCGACGCCTACGCGGTCCACAACCTCGGCGGCGACCAGCACTGGGCGGACGACCACGTGGCCGGATTCGCGGCCGCGCTGCGCGCCGGCGTCGACTGCGTCACCGAGGAGGGGCCGGACGCCGCGCCGACCGTCGCCCGGTTCACCTCGGCCCTGGACCGCGGGCTGATCACCGAGTCCGACGTGGACGCCGCGGTCCGGCACATCCTGTCGGTGCGGATCCGGCTCGGCGAGTTCAACCCGGACGAGGACCCGTACCGCGGGACCGGCCCCGAGGCGATCGACTGCCCGGCGCACCGGGAGCTGGCCCGGGAGGCGGCGCGCGCCTCGATCGTGCTGCTCAGCAACGACGGGATCCTGCCGCTCGACCCGGCCCGGAGCGGGCGGATCGCGGTGATCGGGCCGCTCGGCGACGCGGTGTTCGAGGACTGGTACAGCGGGACTCCGCCGTACCGGAGAACCCTCCGCGAGTCCCTCGGTGACGTGCTGTTCCACGAGGGGGTGGACCGGGTGGTGCTGCGCGGTCTGGTCGTCGCGGACCAGGCGCTCCGGATCACCGACGGGCCGGGCTCCGCGTTCGACATCCTCGACTGGGGCCAGGAGACGATCTCCTTGCGTGCCGTGGAGACGGGGCTGTTCGTCGGCTTCGACGGCGACCGGATGACCTGCGACCAGCCCGGCCCGAACGGCTGGGAGGTCAAGGAGACCTTCACCTTCGTGCCGGTGGACGGCGGGGTGGCGCTGCGCCACGAGCAAACCGCGCGATTCTTGCGGGCCGGCCCGGACGGGCTGGTCCGGCCCACCGCCGCGGACGCCGCGCAGGCCACCGTCCTCACCGTCGACGTGCTGGTGGACGGGGTGACGGCGGCCGCCGAGCTGGCCGCCACGGCGGACGTGGTGGTGCTGGCGCTGGGCAACCACCCGATGGTCTGCGGGCGGGAGACGGTCGACCGCCGGGACCTGGACCTGCCCGGCACCCAGGACCAGCTGCTGCGCGCTGTCCGGGCCGCGAATCCTCGTACCGTCATGGTGTTGACCAGCAGTTATCCCTATGCGATCGGCTGGGCCAGGGAGCACCTGCCGGCTGTCGTCTGGTCCGCGCACGGCGGTCAGGAGCACGGCGCGGCGCTCGCCGACGTGCTGTTCGGCGCCGAGCCGTCCGGCCGGCTCACCCAGACCTGGTACGCCGACGACAGCGAACTGCCCGACCTGCTCGACTACGACATCATCGCCACCGACGCGACCTACCTCTACCACCGCGGGACGCCGCTGTTCCCGTTCGGCCACGGCCTCAGCTACACGAGTTTCCGCTTCGAAGACCTGGCTTCGAGTACGACCAGCGCGGACGCCGCCGGCACGGTGACGGTCAGCGTCGACGTGGTGAACACCGGCGACCGCCCCGGCGAGGAGGTGGTGCAGCTCTACACCCGGCAGCAACGGTCCCGGGTCAAGCAGCCGCTGCGCCGGCTCCGCGGCTACCGCCGGGTCCGGCTGGCACCCGGCGAGCGGACCCGGGTCACCTTCCACCTGGACGTCGCCGACCTGGCCTTCTGGGACGTCACCCGGTCCCGCTGGGTGGTCGAGACGGCCACCCACACGATCGCGGTCGGCAGCTCCAGCACCGACCTGCGGCTGACCACGACGCTGCGCGTCGACGGCGAGGAGATCCCACCGCGCGCGGCCCGCGCCGGCCTGCGCTTGATCGACAACGACGGGTACGCCGGCACCGTCCCGGTCGCGGTCACCGGCACTCCGGGCGAGGCCCTGCGCAGCGTCACCCCGGACGCGTGGGCCCTCTTCCACGACGTCGACCTGAACGGCGGCCTCCACCAGGTCACCGTCACCACCGCCGGCGTGCCCGGCACGGTCGTCCTGCGCCTGGACGACCCCTTCACCGGCCCCGTCCTGGCCACCCTCCCGGTCCCCCCACCCAGCAGCGGTCCGGGCTCCACCTCGGTCTCCGCGCCCACCGGCCACGCCGACTTCACCGCAGCTTCTTCACCCACCGGCCACGTCGGCCTCACCGCGGCTCCTCAGCCCACCGGCCACAGCGGCCTCACCGCGGCTTCTCCGCCCACCGGCCACGCCGGCCTCTCCGCGGCTTCTCCGCCCACCGGCCACGCCGGCCTCTCCGCGGCTTCTCCGCCCACCGGCCACGCCGGCCTCTCCGCGGCTTCTCCGCCCATCGCTCACGCCGGCCTCACTCCGGTGCAGGCCGCGATTGGTCCGGTGAGCGGCATCCACGACCTTTATGTCCTCTTCGACGCCCTTGACCTCACCGTCGCCACCGTCGACTTCTCCTGA
- a CDS encoding extracellular solute-binding protein, protein MSASTSRRTFLGLAGLGAASLAIGCSKKPSAAGGATNAEEAAGVVPTFKDSGLIKPDVAGIRPMADGYTKYPTGLVDAITDKAITSGKPVTAVTPWWGPAPPSSNKYVEAVGADLGGTITFSVQDGNTYGDKLNTMLGARDVPELTCIPGWEINKLARFSDGVHVLFEDLTPYLAGDKVSGYPLLAGLDTAAWKDSVWGGKLMGVPFPTDSPYPTALFIRKDVADQRGIAAPTDLDSLHEFGKKFTDPDKGEWAFGDIFQEVLQICGNPGSQNGWFKTADGKVMHRYETPEYQRAVEWMARIYSEKLIHPDLASSKGGDVTTLFKAGKIFSYATGLGSWKETQREKTREGKGFTMQAVKVFGADAGTPPVRWQGTPSIMWTFVRKGLGQDRTRELLRVLNYTAAPFGTKEWELQNYGVEGTHFTRQPDGAPKTNETFTKEFANQFIFLGGRPAVVVSDPDLPTYAQDLVGWGNDATKYLEKNPWEGIKVEVPSAQAAIQQPTDDKITDILRGRRPLADFDKVVQEWKAGGGDQARDFYAKVLADNGR, encoded by the coding sequence GTGAGCGCGTCTACGAGCAGGCGGACATTCCTCGGCCTGGCCGGCCTCGGCGCGGCCTCTCTGGCGATCGGGTGCAGCAAGAAGCCGAGCGCCGCCGGCGGGGCCACCAACGCCGAGGAGGCGGCCGGCGTGGTGCCGACGTTCAAGGACTCCGGCCTGATCAAGCCGGACGTGGCGGGCATCCGGCCGATGGCCGACGGCTACACGAAGTACCCGACCGGCCTGGTCGACGCGATCACCGACAAGGCGATCACCTCCGGCAAGCCGGTCACCGCGGTCACCCCCTGGTGGGGCCCCGCGCCGCCGTCGTCGAACAAGTACGTCGAGGCGGTCGGCGCCGACCTGGGCGGCACGATCACCTTCAGCGTGCAGGACGGCAACACCTACGGCGACAAGCTGAACACCATGCTCGGCGCCCGGGACGTGCCCGAGCTGACCTGCATCCCGGGCTGGGAGATCAACAAGCTGGCCCGGTTCTCGGACGGCGTGCACGTGCTCTTCGAGGACCTGACGCCGTACCTGGCCGGGGACAAGGTGAGCGGCTACCCGCTGCTGGCCGGTCTGGACACCGCGGCCTGGAAGGACTCGGTGTGGGGCGGCAAGCTGATGGGCGTCCCGTTCCCGACCGACTCGCCGTACCCGACCGCGCTCTTCATCCGCAAGGACGTCGCGGACCAGCGGGGCATCGCCGCCCCGACCGACCTGGACTCGCTCCATGAGTTCGGCAAGAAGTTCACCGACCCGGACAAGGGGGAGTGGGCGTTCGGCGACATCTTCCAGGAGGTGCTGCAGATCTGCGGCAATCCGGGCTCGCAGAACGGCTGGTTCAAGACCGCCGACGGCAAGGTGATGCACCGCTACGAGACGCCGGAGTACCAGCGCGCGGTCGAGTGGATGGCCCGGATCTACTCCGAGAAGCTGATCCACCCCGACCTGGCCAGCAGCAAGGGCGGCGACGTGACCACGCTCTTCAAGGCCGGGAAGATCTTCTCGTACGCCACCGGCCTGGGCTCCTGGAAGGAGACCCAGCGGGAGAAGACCCGGGAGGGCAAGGGCTTCACCATGCAGGCCGTGAAGGTCTTCGGCGCGGACGCCGGCACGCCGCCGGTGCGCTGGCAGGGCACCCCGTCGATCATGTGGACCTTCGTGCGGAAGGGGCTCGGCCAGGACCGGACACGGGAGCTGCTGCGGGTCCTCAACTACACCGCGGCGCCGTTCGGCACCAAGGAGTGGGAGCTGCAGAACTACGGCGTCGAGGGCACCCACTTCACCCGGCAGCCGGACGGCGCCCCGAAGACCAACGAGACCTTCACCAAGGAGTTCGCCAACCAGTTCATCTTCCTCGGCGGCCGTCCCGCCGTGGTGGTCAGCGACCCGGACCTGCCGACCTACGCGCAGGACCTGGTCGGCTGGGGCAACGACGCCACCAAGTACCTGGAGAAGAACCCGTGGGAGGGGATCAAGGTCGAGGTGCCCAGCGCGCAGGCGGCGATCCAGCAACCCACCGACGACAAGATCACCGACATCCTGCGCGGCCGGCGCCCGCTCGCCGACTTCGACAAGGTGGTCCAGGAGTGGAAGGCCGGCGGCGGCGACCAGGCGCGTGACTTCTACGCCAAGGTCCTGGCAGACAACGGGCGATGA
- a CDS encoding ROK family protein, whose protein sequence is MTTTRAEPQPADFADVRTTNLAVVLRHLRANGPSSRAAIAASTGLTKATVSSLTGDLIGHRLLRETGLSGNRIGRPATVLALDGSAYASIGLQVAPDRLTALAVDYSGEQLLLWHRATVPAGPAPAEIVALAQRAASRVRQQGRHVLGLTLAVPGDLPGGPSGDELRDRVAGSLRQKDLVVTVAGHATLAAVAEQRRAGRSSLALVSGTAGLSAGLIIDGHPVRGGRLGHLALGPAGTPALGEQAGITPLIRRALSDVDPAAQADLAPAVEQVAIRARTGDRTTLAALRHTGGYLGQGLAALVNLVEPEVIVLGDHYATLAEWLIPVAADELARLTPAGDTPVVASALGLYAAALGGAVSHLDQVDTGRLPDNDR, encoded by the coding sequence GTGACCACCACACGGGCGGAACCTCAACCGGCCGACTTCGCCGACGTGCGCACCACCAACCTCGCGGTGGTGCTGCGTCATCTGCGGGCCAACGGCCCGAGCTCGCGGGCCGCCATCGCGGCCTCCACCGGGCTGACCAAGGCCACCGTCTCCAGCCTGACCGGCGACCTGATCGGGCACCGGCTGCTGCGCGAGACCGGGCTGAGCGGCAACCGGATCGGGCGGCCGGCCACCGTGCTGGCCCTGGACGGCTCGGCGTACGCGTCGATCGGCCTGCAGGTCGCCCCGGACCGGCTCACCGCGCTCGCCGTCGACTACTCCGGCGAGCAGCTGCTGCTCTGGCACCGGGCGACGGTTCCGGCCGGCCCGGCCCCGGCCGAGATCGTCGCCCTTGCCCAGCGCGCCGCCTCCCGGGTCCGCCAGCAGGGCCGGCACGTCCTCGGGCTGACCCTGGCGGTGCCCGGCGACCTTCCCGGCGGCCCGTCCGGCGACGAGCTGCGCGACCGGGTGGCCGGCTCGCTGCGGCAGAAGGATCTGGTCGTCACGGTCGCCGGGCACGCCACGCTGGCCGCGGTCGCCGAGCAGCGCCGGGCCGGCCGGTCCAGCCTGGCCCTGGTCTCCGGCACGGCCGGCCTGTCGGCCGGGCTGATCATCGACGGGCACCCGGTGCGCGGCGGCCGGCTCGGGCACCTGGCGCTCGGCCCGGCGGGCACCCCGGCGCTGGGGGAGCAGGCCGGGATCACGCCGCTGATCCGCCGCGCACTGTCCGATGTCGACCCCGCGGCGCAGGCGGATCTGGCGCCCGCCGTCGAGCAGGTGGCGATCCGCGCCCGGACCGGCGACCGCACCACCCTCGCCGCGCTGCGGCACACCGGCGGTTACCTGGGCCAGGGCCTGGCGGCGCTGGTGAACCTGGTCGAGCCGGAAGTGATCGTGCTCGGCGACCACTACGCGACGCTCGCCGAGTGGCTGATCCCGGTCGCGGCCGACGAGCTGGCCCGGCTCACCCCGGCCGGCGACACCCCCGTCGTGGCGTCCGCGCTGGGCCTGTACGCGGCCGCACTCGGCGGCGCGGTGTCCCATCTTGATCAGGTCGACACCGGGCGCCTTCCCGATAACGATCGATGA
- a CDS encoding APC family permease, producing MSRGRHQRRRDNVDRWAGTMLTELHSRSAGPSDIVSQTLASNRLGVPSVVFFGVAGAAPLTVIIGAISTIYAVVGNTALPLVYLVVAAILSLFTVGFVAMSRHIVNSGAFYSYISHGLGRELGISAALVALAAYSMMQAGLFGLFGVVSSSVLGAVGVNASWVACALVAWALVAVLGMLWVDLSGKVLGVLLIAEIAVVLIYDLVMVANPADGGVSFATLNPEQLMTPEVVAMMVLAISGFTGFEATVVLSEEAKDPKRTITRATHIAVLITGLMCALSAWAMSVGAGTDQIAGLARQETTNLVFSLVGPHVPDIMITLGYVLFMTSIFAALLAFHAAVSRYQFALGRERILPSRWGYTHPRTGAPVVGSITQSVLSLAVIVGYWLAGADPLVQLFGYLTSVGGLGVLILMWGTSAAVIAFFLRHPHRENAWRGKVTPIISFFLLSVILFATVVGLGDILGLADDSIFNWAFSAGYGVLAVLGALWAVMVRYSRPEAYASIGRGVDNRPVVDFFEPPPPHSHSLAFQHHPPFEPARYEQAPYEQEFGPFPPFDQVGKPQ from the coding sequence GTGAGCCGAGGACGCCACCAGCGCCGCCGGGACAACGTCGACCGCTGGGCCGGGACGATGCTGACCGAGCTGCACTCGCGCTCGGCCGGCCCGTCCGACATCGTCAGCCAGACCCTGGCCAGCAACCGGCTCGGGGTGCCGTCGGTGGTCTTCTTCGGGGTGGCCGGCGCCGCGCCGCTCACCGTGATCATCGGAGCCATCTCGACGATCTACGCGGTTGTCGGCAACACCGCGCTGCCGCTGGTCTACCTGGTGGTGGCGGCGATCCTGTCGCTGTTCACGGTCGGCTTCGTGGCGATGAGCCGGCACATCGTCAACTCCGGCGCGTTCTACTCCTACATCAGCCACGGGCTGGGCCGGGAGCTCGGCATCTCGGCGGCGCTGGTCGCCCTCGCGGCGTACTCGATGATGCAGGCCGGGCTCTTCGGCCTGTTCGGCGTGGTCTCGTCGAGCGTGCTCGGCGCGGTCGGGGTCAACGCCTCCTGGGTGGCCTGCGCCCTGGTGGCCTGGGCACTGGTCGCGGTCCTCGGGATGCTCTGGGTGGACCTGAGCGGCAAGGTGCTCGGCGTGCTGCTGATCGCCGAGATCGCGGTGGTGCTGATCTACGACCTGGTGATGGTGGCCAACCCGGCCGACGGCGGGGTCAGTTTCGCCACGCTCAACCCGGAGCAGCTGATGACGCCCGAGGTGGTGGCCATGATGGTGCTCGCCATCAGCGGCTTCACCGGCTTCGAGGCGACCGTGGTGCTCTCCGAGGAGGCGAAGGACCCGAAACGCACGATCACCCGGGCCACCCACATCGCGGTGCTGATCACCGGCCTGATGTGCGCGCTCTCCGCCTGGGCCATGTCGGTCGGCGCCGGTACCGACCAGATCGCCGGCCTGGCCCGGCAGGAGACCACCAACCTGGTCTTCAGCCTGGTCGGCCCGCACGTGCCGGACATCATGATCACCCTCGGCTACGTGCTCTTCATGACCAGTATCTTCGCCGCCCTGCTGGCGTTCCACGCGGCGGTCTCGCGCTACCAGTTCGCCCTCGGCCGGGAGCGGATCCTGCCCAGCCGGTGGGGCTACACCCACCCGCGGACCGGCGCGCCGGTGGTCGGCTCGATCACCCAGAGCGTGCTGTCCCTCGCGGTGATCGTGGGGTACTGGCTGGCCGGTGCCGACCCGCTGGTCCAGCTCTTCGGGTACCTCACCTCGGTCGGCGGCCTCGGCGTGCTGATCCTGATGTGGGGCACCTCGGCCGCGGTGATCGCGTTCTTCCTGCGGCATCCGCACCGGGAGAACGCGTGGCGCGGCAAGGTCACGCCGATCATCTCGTTCTTCCTGCTCAGCGTGATCTTGTTCGCCACCGTGGTGGGCCTCGGCGACATCCTGGGGCTGGCCGACGACTCGATCTTCAACTGGGCGTTCTCGGCGGGCTACGGGGTGCTGGCCGTGCTCGGCGCGCTCTGGGCGGTCATGGTGCGCTACTCCCGGCCGGAGGCGTACGCCTCGATCGGGCGCGGCGTGGACAACCGCCCGGTGGTGGACTTCTTCGAGCCACCGCCGCCGCATTCGCACTCGCTGGCGTTCCAGCACCACCCGCCGTTCGAGCCGGCTCGCTACGAGCAGGCGCCCTACGAGCAGGAGTTCGGTCCCTTCCCCCCGTTCGACCAAGTTGGGAAGCCTCAATGA
- a CDS encoding LysE family translocator, giving the protein MTGAGQVAAFAGVIALAAVSPGPDFAVVVRRSMVAGRWHGVVAGIGIATGVFVWSVAAAMGVAALLEASAVAFTAVKLAGAAYLLWLGVTALLAARRGGDSPRIGDAPRAAARPWVSYRDGVLCNIFNPKCGVFFMAVLPQFVPMDGRPADVLLLSSVAVAVTVTWFTIVATLVAALRRVLSRPRVRRTLDALTGAVLVALGLRLATTS; this is encoded by the coding sequence ATGACGGGTGCGGGGCAGGTGGCGGCGTTCGCCGGGGTGATCGCGCTGGCGGCGGTGTCGCCGGGGCCGGACTTCGCGGTGGTGGTGCGGCGGTCGATGGTGGCCGGGCGGTGGCACGGTGTGGTCGCCGGGATCGGGATCGCCACCGGCGTCTTCGTCTGGTCGGTGGCCGCCGCGATGGGCGTGGCCGCCCTGCTGGAAGCGTCCGCGGTCGCCTTCACCGCGGTCAAGCTGGCCGGCGCGGCCTATCTGCTCTGGCTCGGCGTCACCGCCCTGCTCGCCGCCCGCCGCGGCGGCGACTCCCCGCGGATCGGGGACGCGCCCCGCGCCGCGGCCCGGCCGTGGGTCTCCTACCGCGACGGCGTGCTCTGCAACATCTTCAACCCGAAGTGCGGCGTCTTCTTCATGGCCGTCCTCCCCCAGTTCGTCCCGATGGACGGCCGCCCCGCCGACGTCCTGCTGCTCTCCTCGGTGGCGGTGGCGGTGACCGTCACCTGGTTCACCATCGTCGCCACCCTGGTCGCCGCCCTGCGCCGCGTCCTGTCCCGCCCTCGCGTCCGCCGCACCCTGGACGCCCTGACCGGCGCCGTCCTGGTAGCCCTCGGCCTGCGCCTGGCCACCACCAGCTGA